In Amphiprion ocellaris isolate individual 3 ecotype Okinawa chromosome 3, ASM2253959v1, whole genome shotgun sequence, one genomic interval encodes:
- the megf11 gene encoding multiple epidermal growth factor-like domains protein 11 isoform X7, with protein sequence MRSTVVLLALFHVLGFTTSVLSLNPDDPNVCSHWESYAVTVQESYAHPFDQIYYTRCTDILNWFKCTRHRISYKTAYRRGVRTMYRRRSQCCPGYFESGDLCVPLCTEECFHGRCVSPDTCQCEPGWGGLDCSSANTANGTGCESDYWGPHCSNRCQCQNGAKCNPITGACVCTDGYQGWRCEEPCEHGYYGKMCQLPCQCLNGATCNHETGECICAPGYTGAFCGERCPSGSHGPQCEQRCPCQNGGTCHHITGDCSCPAGWTGSVCAQPCPLGKYGINCSKDCSCRNGGLCDHITGQCQCAAGFSGRRCQEDCPVGTYGPQCNQRCECQNGAKCHHINGACLCETGFKGPNCQERFCPPGLYGLICDKYCPCNVTNTVSCHPLSGECTCSAGWTGLYCNESCPPGYYGEGCMLSCSCANGADCHPVTGACICAPGFMGEDCATVCPPGLFGPSCMSTCSCHNHASCSAVDGSCICREGWQGVDCSILCSSGMWGLGCNHTCLCSNGAACDPIDGTCTCSPGWRGEHCDESCPDGTYGLECRERCDCSHADGCDPVSGYCRCYPGWTGIHCDNVCPQGFWGPNCSVSCSCQNGGSCSPEDGTCVCAPGYRGTSCKRICSPGFYGHRCSQSCPQCVHSTGPCHHVTGHCECLSGFSGSLCNQVCPSGRYGRACAEICLCTNNGTCNPIDGSCQCFPGWIGEDCSQACPSGHWGPDCLNSCNCHNGAQCSAYDGECRCSPGWTGLYCTQRCPSGFYGRDCSEVCRCQNGADCDHISGQCACRTGFTGTGCEQKCPAGTFGYGCQQLCECLNNATCDYVTGTCYCSPGYKGIRCDQAALMMEELNPYTKISPARGSERQSAGAVMGIIFLLLIIMAMLSLFVWYRQRQRDKGHEIQPSVSYTQAMHITNTDYSLSECGSTVAMRTSAPEISQSQNSSSSSGQCFSNPSYHTVAQCNVVSTISSNLDGTLTLKSGTLKSRNGSEWRAYCNLNDLDVQQGEQTQRGIRKEPTVSVLQGPNGMATGFSQSPYDLPRSSHIPNHYDILPMRHSPTHTPPPPPESPSSLL encoded by the exons ATGAGGTCAACGGTGGTGCTGCTGGCCCTGTTTCACGTTCTGGGCTTCACCACAAGTGTGTTGAGTCTCAACCCGGATGACCCCAACGTCTGCAGCCACTGGGAGAG ctacGCTGTGACTGTCCAGGAATCCTACGCTCACCCATTTGACCAGATCTATTACACCAGATGCACCGACATCCTCAACTGGTTTAAATGCACACGACACAG gaTCAGCTATAAGACGGCTTACCGGCGGGGAGTGAGGACCATGTATAGGCGCCGCTCGCAGTGTTGCCCTGGTTACTTTGAGAGCGGAGACTTGTGTGTTC CTCTGTGTACAGAGGAGTGTTTCCACGGTCGCTGCGTGTCTCCTGATACATGCCAGTGTGAGCCTGGATGGGGAGGACTGGACTGCTCCAGTG CAAACACAGCCAATGGAACAG GCTGTGAGAGTGACTACTGGGGACCTCACTGCAGTAATCGGTGCCAATGCCAAAATGGGGCTAAGTGCAACCCCATCACAGGCGCCTGTGTCTGCACTGATGGCTACCAGGGATGGCGTTGTGAGGAGCCCTGTGAGCACGGTTACTATGGCAAGATGTGCCAGTTACCCTGCCAGTGTCTCAATGGTGCCACCTGCAACCACGAGACAGGAGAGTGCATCTGTGCACCGGGATACACAGGGGCTTT CTGTGGAGAGCGATGCCCCTCCGGTAGTCACGGGCCTCAGTGTGAACAGCGCTGCCCCTGTCAGAATGGAGGAACGTGTCACCACATCACTGGAGATTGTTCCTGCCCTGCTGGGTGGACG GGTTCAGTTTGTGCCCAGCCCTGCCCTCTTGGCAAGTACGGCATCAACTGCAGCAAGGACTGTTCCTGTCGTAATGGCGGACTGTGCGACCACATCACGGGGCAGTGCCAATGTGCAGCTGGCTTCAGTGGACGCAG ATGTCAGGAGGACTGTCCCGTGGGCACCTATGGTCCGCAATGTAACCAGAGGTGTGAGTGTCAGAATGGAGCCAAGTGTCATCATATCAATGGAGCCTGCCTGTGTGAAACAGGCTTTAAAGGCCCTAATTGCCAAGAGAGATTCTGTCCCCCCGGCCTGTACGGTCTCATCTGTGACAAGTACTGCCCCTGTAATGTCACCAACACCGTGAG CTGCCATCCGCTTTCTGGCGAATGCACCTGCTCGGCCGGATGGACAGGGCTTTACTGTAATGAGAGCTGCCCGCCTGGATACTACGGAGAGGGATGCATGCTGTCTTGCAGCTGTGCCAACGGAGCTGACTGTCATCCTGTCACAGGCGCCTGTATTTGTGCCCCTGGGTTCATG GGTGAGGACTGTGCTACAGTGTGTCCCCCTGGTCTATTTGGACCAAGCTGTATGTCCACCTGCTCCTGCCATAATCACgcatcctgctctgctgttGATGGCTCCTGCATCTGCAGGGAAG GCTGGCAGGGTGTTGACTGCTCCATCCTCTGCTCCAGCGGTATGTGGGGTCTGGGCTGTAATCACACATGCTTATGTAGCAATGGAGCTGCATGTGACCCTATAGATGGCACCTGTACTTGTTCTCCAGGATGGAGGGGAGAGCACTGTGACGAGTCCTGCCCT GATGGCACCTACGGACTGGAGTGTCGGGAGCGCTGTGACTGCAGCCATGCTGACGGCTGCGATCCAGTGAGCGGCTACTGTCGCTGCTACCCTGGATGGACAG GAATCCACTGTGATAATGTGTGCCCACAAGGCTTCTGGGGACCCAACTGTTCAGTCAGCTGCTCCTGTCAGAACGGAGGATCCTGCTCTCCAGAGGATGGTACATGTGTGTGCGCACCTGGATATAGAGGAACCTCTTGCAAAAGAA TCTGCTCTCCAGGGTTCTACGGCCACCGTTGCAGCCAGTCGTGTCCCCAGTGTGTCCACAGCACCGGGCCCTGCCATCATGTCACGGGCCACTGTGAGTGCCTGTCCGGCTTCTCTGGTTCTCTGTGCAACCAAG TGTGTCCGAGCGGCCGGTATGGCAGAGCGTGCGCTGAGATCTGCCTCTGCACCAACAACGGCACCTGCAACCCCATTGACGGCTCCTGCCAATGCTTCCCGGGCTGGATAGGAGAGGATTGCTCTCAGG CCTGTCCCTCTGGGCACTGGGGCCCTGATTGTCTCAACTCGTGTAACTGTCACAACGGAGCCCAGTGCAGTGCCTATGATGGGGAGTGCAGGTGCAGCCCCGGCTGGACCGGTCTCTACTGCACACAGC GCTGTCCTTCAGGGTTCTACGGCAGAGACTGCTCTGAAGTCTGTCGCTGTCAAAACGGCGCAGATTGTGATCACATCTCTGGCCAGTGCGCTTGCCGAACCGGCTTCACTGGGACGGGCTGTGAGCAGA AGTGTCCTGCTGGCACATTTGGATACGGCTGCCAGCAGCTGTGTGAGTGCCTGAACAATGCTACCTGTGACTATGTGACTGGAACATGCTACTGCAGCCCTGGATATAAAGGCATCCGTTGTGATCAAG cAGCTCtgatgatggaggagctgaACCCGTACACTAAGATCAGTCCGGCGAGAGGGTCGGAGCGCCAGTCTGCAGGGGCTGTCATGGGCAtcatctttctcctcctcatcatcatggCCATGCTAAGTCTCTTTGTGTGGTACAGGCAGAGGCAGAGGGACAAAGGCCATGAGATCCAGCCCAGTGTGTCCTACACACAGGCCATGCACATCACCAACACTGACTATTCTCTGTCTG AGTGTGGCAGCACTGTTGCGATGAGGACCAGCGCTCCAGAGATCAGCCAGAgccagaacagcagcagcagcagcggccaGTGTTTCTCCAACCCCAGTTACCACACTGTGGCTCAGTGTAATGTCGTCTCAACCATTTCCAGCAACCTGGACGGCACTCTGACCCTCAAA TCGGGCACCCTGAAGAGCAGAAATGGCTCTGAATGGAGAGCTTACTGCAACCTCAATGACCTAG